A stretch of Bradyrhizobium diazoefficiens DNA encodes these proteins:
- a CDS encoding pseudouridine synthase has protein sequence MPRDSDKDNDSRGRRGPAKGSPKGRSGKPRGPDKKFAKRGAEGKGDRDSRPPPRGDRPVRRREDGDAPRRDFSDKPRFKRDDRPREDRGERSFKPRGDRPFSDGGSRDGEKRPFKPRGDRPSFGRDDRPPRSRDRDDSRPAGRSGDKKFGDKRPYAPRGDRPERKFDGERKFSRSAPDRGPREDRGERGFKPRGDRPNFDRGDRAPRGERPERKFDGERKFSRGAPDRGPRKDFGGRDRGADKPWQKREGGEDRPRFSRSRDDRPSGDRPFRERPKFDRPRDDRPKFERPRRDGDGERGGRGGDRPKFDRPRERSDWHEHPRSEGGFGDRPRRENEDESRIFEKRPAFGGRGAYRQRDRDFEGRPRRDDAPKPKKAGERIAKVLSRAGLASRRDAEEMVTQGRVTVNGRVINSPALDITQNDVVTVDGKPLPERERTRLFLYHKPRGLMTTHDDPEGRPTVFDNLPEGLPRLISIGRLDFNTEGLLLLTNDGGLARTLELPDTGWLRRYRVRAHGDVTQAQLDQLKEGIEVEGVKYGPIEATLERDQGANVWLVFAIREGKNREVRNVCAHLGLEVNRLIRVSYGPFQLGEVPEGQVEEIRSRVLREQLGDKVIEKSGAQFDVPQKAASTDDDGASREKKPASKRDVIADRKGRRVLVQRTGSEEARERNESEANGYGTPRRPKRGYHGKRDLTPRED, from the coding sequence ATGCCTCGCGACAGCGACAAAGACAACGATTCCCGCGGCCGGCGAGGCCCGGCCAAGGGATCACCAAAGGGCCGCAGCGGCAAGCCGCGCGGTCCGGACAAGAAATTCGCCAAGCGCGGCGCCGAGGGCAAGGGCGATCGCGACAGCCGGCCGCCGCCCCGCGGCGACCGTCCGGTCCGCCGGCGGGAAGACGGCGACGCACCGCGCCGTGATTTCAGCGACAAGCCGCGTTTCAAGCGGGATGACCGCCCGCGCGAGGATCGTGGCGAGCGTAGCTTCAAGCCGCGTGGCGATCGGCCGTTTTCCGACGGCGGGTCGCGCGATGGCGAGAAACGGCCGTTCAAGCCGCGCGGTGATCGCCCGTCCTTTGGCCGCGACGACCGTCCGCCGCGCAGCCGTGACCGCGATGACTCGCGTCCGGCTGGCCGCTCCGGCGACAAGAAGTTCGGCGACAAGCGGCCGTATGCGCCGCGTGGCGATCGTCCGGAGCGCAAGTTCGACGGCGAGCGGAAGTTTTCGCGGAGTGCGCCGGATCGCGGGCCGCGCGAGGATCGTGGCGAGCGCGGCTTCAAGCCGCGTGGCGACCGCCCGAATTTCGATCGCGGTGATCGCGCGCCGCGCGGCGAGCGCCCCGAACGCAAGTTCGACGGTGAGCGGAAGTTCTCGCGGGGCGCGCCGGATCGCGGGCCACGCAAGGATTTCGGTGGCCGCGATCGCGGCGCCGACAAGCCCTGGCAGAAGCGCGAAGGCGGTGAGGACCGTCCGCGTTTCTCGCGTTCGCGTGATGACCGTCCGTCCGGCGATCGTCCGTTCCGCGAGCGACCCAAATTCGATCGCCCGCGCGACGACCGTCCCAAATTCGAGCGGCCCCGTCGTGACGGCGATGGTGAGCGTGGTGGGCGTGGCGGTGACCGTCCGAAATTCGACCGTCCGCGCGAGCGCTCCGATTGGCACGAGCATCCGCGCAGCGAAGGTGGCTTCGGCGATCGTCCGCGCCGTGAGAACGAGGATGAGAGCAGGATCTTCGAAAAGCGCCCCGCCTTCGGTGGCCGCGGCGCCTATCGCCAGCGCGATCGGGATTTCGAAGGTCGGCCGCGTCGTGACGACGCGCCGAAGCCGAAGAAGGCCGGCGAGCGTATCGCAAAAGTGCTGTCGCGTGCGGGCCTCGCCTCGCGGCGCGATGCCGAGGAAATGGTCACGCAGGGTCGTGTCACCGTCAACGGCCGCGTCATCAATTCGCCGGCGCTCGACATCACCCAGAATGATGTCGTCACTGTCGACGGCAAGCCGCTGCCGGAGCGTGAGCGCACGCGGCTGTTCCTCTACCACAAGCCGCGCGGGCTGATGACGACGCATGACGACCCCGAGGGCCGTCCGACCGTGTTCGACAATCTGCCCGAAGGCCTGCCGCGGCTGATCTCGATCGGTCGGCTCGACTTCAACACCGAGGGCCTCCTGCTGCTCACCAATGACGGCGGCCTCGCGCGCACGCTCGAGCTGCCGGACACCGGCTGGCTGCGCCGCTACCGCGTTCGCGCCCATGGCGACGTCACCCAGGCGCAGCTCGACCAGCTGAAGGAAGGCATCGAGGTCGAGGGCGTCAAATACGGCCCGATCGAGGCGACGCTTGAGCGCGACCAGGGCGCCAATGTTTGGCTGGTGTTCGCCATCCGTGAAGGCAAGAACCGTGAGGTGCGCAACGTCTGCGCCCATCTCGGCCTCGAGGTGAACCGGCTGATCCGCGTCTCCTACGGTCCGTTCCAGCTCGGCGAAGTCCCTGAAGGTCAGGTCGAGGAGATTCGTTCGCGCGTGCTGCGCGAGCAGCTCGGCGACAAGGTGATCGAGAAGTCGGGCGCACAGTTCGACGTGCCGCAGAAAGCCGCCTCGACTGACGACGACGGCGCATCGCGCGAGAAGAAACCCGCCAGCAAGCGCGACGTGATTGCCGATCGCAAGGGGCGCCGCGTGCTGGTGCAGCGCACCGGCAGCGAGGAAGCGCGCGAGCGCAACGAGTCCGAGGCCAACGGCTACGGCACGCCGCGCCGTCCGAAGCGCGGTTATCACGGCAAGCGCGACCTGACGCCGCGGGAGGACTGA
- a CDS encoding nucleoside deaminase, with translation MIRGLKAPSFMDLALKTAENAGKAGEVPIGCVIVRNDEVIATAGNRTLTDYDPTGHAEIIALREAAKKIGSERLVDCDLYVTLEPCTMCAGAISFARVRRLYYGTADPKGGAVESGVRFFASPTCHHAPDVYSGVGESEAARLLKEFFRERR, from the coding sequence ATGATACGAGGCTTGAAAGCCCCCTCTTTCATGGATTTGGCGCTCAAAACGGCCGAAAATGCCGGAAAGGCGGGCGAAGTTCCGATCGGGTGCGTAATCGTCCGCAATGACGAGGTGATCGCCACCGCCGGCAACCGGACGCTGACCGATTATGACCCCACGGGCCATGCCGAGATCATTGCGCTGCGCGAAGCCGCGAAAAAGATCGGCAGCGAACGGCTGGTCGACTGCGACCTCTACGTGACGCTGGAGCCCTGCACCATGTGTGCGGGCGCGATCTCCTTTGCAAGGGTCCGCCGGCTCTATTACGGCACGGCCGATCCCAAGGGCGGCGCGGTCGAGTCCGGCGTTCGTTTTTTTGCGTCGCCGACCTGCCACCACGCCCCGGACGTCTATTCCGGGGTCGGCGAGAGCGAGGCGGCGCGGCTGCTCAAGGAGTTCTTTCGCGAGCGACGTTAA
- a CDS encoding alpha/beta fold hydrolase, with amino-acid sequence MPDLADLYPGFASEWINTSFGRIFARVGGKGPPLLLLHGFSETHVMWHRVAPQLAERFTLIIADLPGYGWSDMPESDALHMPYSKRAMAKAMVEAMEQLGHVHFALAGHDRGGRVSYRLALDHPGRLSRLAVLDILPTYNYWERMNRAYALKIYHWTFLAQPAPLPETLIASNGEFFLRFKMASQTKSKTLDAIDRRALEHYIAPFRDPARVHAMCEDYRAGAYIDYDLDKTDFESGKKITIPMLALWGGVGIAQAAATPLDIWKQWATNVEGQPVDSGHFLTEENPDVTAKALRAFFAGG; translated from the coding sequence ATGCCCGATCTCGCCGACCTCTATCCCGGCTTCGCCTCCGAATGGATCAACACCTCGTTCGGCCGCATCTTCGCCCGCGTCGGCGGCAAGGGGCCGCCGCTGTTGCTGCTGCACGGCTTCTCCGAGACGCATGTGATGTGGCACCGCGTCGCGCCGCAGCTCGCCGAGCGGTTCACGCTGATCATCGCCGACCTGCCGGGCTATGGCTGGTCCGACATGCCCGAGAGCGACGCGCTGCACATGCCCTACAGCAAGCGCGCGATGGCCAAGGCCATGGTCGAGGCGATGGAGCAACTCGGCCACGTCCACTTCGCGCTCGCCGGCCACGACCGCGGCGGCCGCGTGTCGTACCGGTTGGCGCTCGACCATCCCGGCCGGCTGTCGCGCCTCGCCGTGCTCGATATCCTGCCGACCTATAATTACTGGGAGCGGATGAACCGCGCCTACGCGCTGAAGATCTATCACTGGACTTTTCTCGCGCAGCCCGCCCCGCTGCCGGAGACGCTGATCGCGAGCAACGGCGAGTTCTTCCTGCGCTTCAAGATGGCGAGCCAGACCAAGTCGAAGACGCTCGATGCGATCGACAGGCGGGCGCTCGAGCACTACATCGCCCCGTTCCGCGATCCCGCCCGCGTACACGCGATGTGCGAGGATTACCGCGCCGGCGCCTATATCGACTACGACCTCGACAAGACCGATTTCGAGTCCGGCAAGAAGATCACGATTCCCATGCTGGCGCTGTGGGGTGGCGTCGGCATCGCCCAGGCCGCGGCGACGCCGCTCGACATCTGGAAACAGTGGGCCACCAATGTCGAGGGACAGCCGGTGGATTCCGGCCACTTCCTCACCGAGGAGAACCCGGACGTCACCGCCAAGGCCTTACGCGCGTTTTTCGCAGGCGGTTAA